The DNA region ACAGGCACGTGCCGAAGCTGCAGTGCTTCTTAAGAAGTTGGATTTTCCGGTTTGTACTTGGATCTTCAGATTTTTTTGCTTGCTAATTGCTTTAACATTTAATTGTTAACTACAGACATAGAGAACTGGCTGACTTTGTTTTGGTAGAAAGGTTAAATCCCATATGTGATAATACTAACTTTTGGAATCTAAGATTGCTTGGAGTCTGTTATGTCTTTCAGCATGTTTgcaatatatgtatatacatatgttTTTACCATTTCATTCTTTGTTTTGGTAGGTGGACAGCTTAAAGGTAAAACTACTTGAGAAGTTGGAACAATCTCTTGGCGATCTTCAGCTAAAGGATGAAGATATAAGCAGTTGCTTGTCAAAGTCTAATGATCCTTCTAAACTAGAAAAGAATCCCGAGTTAGTTTCTGCCACTGCTCATGAGGTAATGGGTGGCACTTTTATGGTACGCATACTTGAATATGTTATATGTGTTATTTTGAGAACTGGACTGGGgtaaaattgataaagataCCCTTCCAGTCATTTAATCTTACTCTCTCAATTGATGCTTTCATCACTGTGATTGTCAATATtgtaagaatataattaaatatctgCTTCTGTAGTCTTAAAGTTGAAAGTCTGATTAAACATTAACAAATACActtaattggaaaaaattcTAGCCTAGCAttgaggaaaataaaaattattgtttagttTTTGTACCTAGATATATTCACTTTCTTCATCATTGAAGTATAAGGGAAGGGGTGGAAGTAGTGCTGGGTTTCAAAAAccatgaataataaaattatagcaTGCATCTCTGTATGAGCTTGTTTTTTTGGAATAATTATGTCATATCAGTTAACTAACTCTAACACTAGATCACTGTTGGGAACCAGTTgctaagaaatttaaatttttaatgaatagtgcagattttcaattatataaatgcTATAAGCTCATCTTCTCTTTGCGGAGGATATTTGCTAGTTGACTTATTACTTGGCAGTTTTatatcctttttctttctttactatTTAGACAAATCTCAGGCTGAAGAACTTATTCTTGTCTTCAATTTTCTAAACTCAGGCTTCTGTTCAAGAGTTTGTGGAGGCGGTTAGAGCTTATCGAGTAATATTTCCTGACTCAGAAAAGCAGCTAATTAAACTTGCAAAAGATTTAGTTACAATGTAAGATatgctttttttctttcttggaCTGGTTGTAGACTCTTTCCCAAGGGTTTGCTCATGAAAGTGGCTGCTGCTTGTTATTTTAGGAACTTTGAAACTGCTGCCAGATATGGAAAGAAACGAATACATTCAGCAGATTTATTGTGTGTTCTCCGTAAGTAGTTTTATATCTTTCCATCATATCTTATGCCTGatgatcatttttattttcttctctttttctgtcTTGAATTTGATGTATTGAAATGCTTCACCAAATGACTATCTCATTCAGGAATTATGTGGGGTGATGTGCTTCTGATGGATGAAGCTTTACCTGAAGCTGTTCTCTCTGAGTTTTCACtgcaggttttttttttttttttaaaattagccTAGAATGCTTATTTTCTTGTTGAAGGATGGAGTTTGATATACTGATCATTTCTACTGCTTTCAGGCTGCTCAGATTACTGTCAAACATTATGTTGCCAGCAGATTTTCTCATCTTCTACAGGATATATCAGGTTATTTTTTCTTACACAGctccaaaatattttcttttgagaGTGTCAAGTCACCAGAAAATAATTTAGGTTGATGAGTTTACTGCTGGTACAGTTGATAACGGGTGATGTGAAGGAATATCAGTGGTAAATGAGAATACACAATGGGATATTgtcacaaatttgaataaattgatggTTTTTTGGAACAACTTAAATTCATCTAATTGGAAGTGGAAAGTGTTCTGAATTAATTCTGTTCAAATTGGCAGCATCCCTGAACAAAAATGTTGGACAAAAGGAGGGAGTGGAGGAATATTCTTTGCAGGCTGCTCTTGAGGGTAGCAAAAAGGCAGTGCTTCAAGGCAGCATGGATGTCTTACTGGTAATATATAGTCTGTCATGGTAACTGCTTGTTTATGCATTCAAGAATCATAGAAAGCTTCACATCTACACATGCTACATCAACATAAGATAGACCTTAGTTCACCTTATTCCTCCCTCTCTACTccctcatattttatatttatcaattaaatattactttacactttcctcttcttttttcattttgatttttaggTTTTCAATAATATAAGACCTTCCTATTTCCATCACTTTCAGCACACTAATATGTGATATAAATacatgtgtacatatttgtctAGTTTTTGTGTGTCTTATTCTATTTGTTTGCTCCAGGACTTCCGCCAGCTTCTTGATGAAGACTTAGGACTACTTGTTAAATTAAAAGACTTGATTATTGATTGGGTTCAAGAAGGATTTCAAGATTTCTTCAGGGCACTTGATGATCAATTCCTCTTGCTTTCAGGAAGAAACAATTCTTCTGGTCAAGTTCATGGTTTGATGGAGGGAACACAGGGTGACAAAGTTCGTGCTGGGCTTGTCTTGGTTCTGGCTCAGCTTTCGGTCTTCATTGAGCAAACTGCCATCCCAAGAATCACCGAGGCAAGGAGTTACCTGATAGTTTTATGCCAATCTTTCTCCAGAAGTGTAAAGTAACTCAGTTGCTCCCTCTTTACACTGTCTTGTTTTCATGTTCTAATTTTTCAGGAGATAGCTACTGCATTCTCTGGTGGTGGTGCTAGAGCCTATGAAAATGGGCCTGCCTTTGTCCCTGGGGAACTTTGTCGTATTTTTGGCTCTGCTGGTGAAAAGCTTCTGCATCACGTATGAATCTGAGTTTATGAGTTTATATAAGTGGATTTGAAAATGTGTCACTCTGAATAATATATGCCCATCTTTTAAAAGAATGGAATCTTCGGCTTTTAAATTAGATGTGaggtttttcattttattatcaGCTTCGGATCCTTCTTAAACATAGTCAAACTCCTGATTGTTTCAGTACATAAATATGAGGAACCACAGGATATCAGTTCTCCTCAGGAAAAGATTTACCACACCAAATTGGGTGAAGGTTAGTGCTGCAGATAACTTTCTAGCATGCATTTTGAAGGTTCCATTAagaaaatagtttgattttgagcTTCCTGATTTTAATGAATTATATGTTTCTGCAGCACAAGGAGCCCAGAGAAGTTCATATGTTTGTTGATTTATTTCTTCAAGAGGTCAGTGAATTATCCATGTTTTGATATATGCAAGGTTATTGCTTTTgatttcaaaaaagaaattcGAGAGAATCATTTGGATGCTAGTTTTAACTAATTAATATGCCTGCATACTAAAGTTAATTGTAAATTTTAGTTGTGTTTTTTACGGACATGTaactatttattaattgaatagAATGGGAAATGAAACTAATGCTCCATCTAAATTTTCCTTCTTTAGTTGGGAGCAATAGAAAGTGAAGTAAAGCAAATTCTGCCGCCAGGGTCAATCCGTCGGCATCATCGCACTGACAGTAATGGAAGCACCACTTCATCCCGCAGCAATCCATTAAGAGAGGATAAGTTGAGTCGAACAAATACCCAAAGGGCCAGGAGCCAGCTTTTGGAAACCCATCTAGCAAAATTGTTCAAgcaaaaagttgaaattttcacCAAAGTTGAATATACGCAGGTGTGAGACTatgaatattcaaattgatgtcTGAAAACCTGATATATTGAAGCTAGATAACTGGAGTTTGGGCATAAATTGCAGGAGTCAGTTATAACAGCTACAGTAAAACTCAGCCTAAAAAGTTTACAAGAATTTGTCCGACTCCAGACTTTTAACCGAAGTGGATTTCAACAAATCCAATTGGATATTCAATACCTTAGGACTCCTGTACGTAATGCTGTTGAAGATGAAGCTGCCATTGACTTTTTGCTCGATGAGGTAATAGGAAAATTTTACTGCTTGATTTTAAACTTCTATTTCCTGTAACTTTATGTTGGAGTCAACTTTTTTCGTTTTTTCTCGAGTTGGAGAATGTTTATTTAGGTGGAAATCATGTTTGCATTGTGATGAAAGCTTTGTAATGCTGTTAGGCCAATAAGGTGAGAGGAGGCAGAAAAAATTGATCTGGGGTTTATTTGTTTGTGCAGGTGATTGTTGCTGCTTCAGAACGTTGTCTTGACCCAATTCCTCTGGAGCCTCCCATCTTGGATAAACTTATACAAGCAAAATTGGCAAAAACAACGGAAAAGAATCCAGTTTCTctataaaatttggaaattaaatCAGTTAAAATGGCAATACCTATGGTTGGCTTTTAAGGGTTTGAATGTCTTTCTTGAGGAATGATTTGAGTCCATAAACACCCTTTACCTTGGACATAGTCACGAGTGGTCAAATTGGTGAGATGATctgatgaatttgaaaaatggaCTATAATGTTTCCCGTGTTTTTGTAACCTTTGAAAGCTTTTATGCTTCTTTGtttatgttgttgtttttttgGCATAATGAGAATGAGAATGTTACATCAGTTTGCCATTGATTGAGCAATACTATAAGTGctcaattttgagtattcaattagatatttaaatgaaatattattatgtgattaataaatttttatctttattttataattatttaattatataataatatattatttaaatatttgattggaTATTCAAAATTGAGTATACCTTTTGTCTAGAGCCCTCATAAGAGGTTGATTCTAAAATTCATGCGGTAATTTGAGGATTATTTACAAGGTTTGACCCCACACATATATTACTCCAACATTTTATTGATACGAACATCCACAATTTGAACCATGGAGTCCAGCTTTCTTGGGGATTGACAATTGAAAGATATAATTAGAtggttcataatttttatatttttatattttttgaatgagAAAATAGTTAGTATTTTTGACTAAATCCACTAACTGTTTcttcaaattgttttttctaCCCATTCGCTAAATACAATTACTTAACCAAAAACCTTTGTTTGGGGGTCTCGGCGGTCTTTCTCAAATTGCAGGGGCAAAAGGTTCTCAGTCAAACCCTAGGGGTCAACGAAATTATGTCTTGCTTTTCCCGCCAATCCTTTGTTCCCCTTTGTTTGGCGCCAATTCCCCTGTGCTCCTTAATCCTCTTCTTTACCTCTCTTCCATTCTGCTAGGGTTCACCATGAAAAACCTCGACGTCGACGAAGATAAAGGTATTTTCCTCCTCCTCTTTCTACTTCTTTGATCTGTTGATTTAATTCTTCATCTCTTGTTTTTTTCCCCACAGTTCTGGCGAAGGACTTCCTTTCCAATTTCGCTGACGCAAATGGCGAAGCCAAATACATTAACATTATTGTCAGTCACTTTTATTCTTACAACTCttgctctctctcttttcttgttATGCAGTAGTACGAATTCAAAATACCTAGATCTGAGAAAATGTAAACCACTTTTTTAAATCTCCTTTTTTGGGCACGTTGGTACAGATTTGCTCACTTTCGAGACTGTAGATATACAAAAATAGCGTAGAGTTTTTTAATCTGTTAAACTGAATAATAATAcgcttttttgtcttttatgcAGCAAGAAGTAGCAAATCGTAAAATCCGGTCAGTTCAGATCGATCTTGAAGACCTGTTTAACgtaattttctctctctttacctttttattattaatgtgactttaaaattattttctttcaattggCTGTAAAAGCTAATTTTAGAACCGTAATTCTTGTTCCGGTTGAACTTCTTGCTGCTTCAGTATAAGGATTTGGATGAAGAGTTGTTCAGAAGAGTTACTGAGAACACCCGCCGCTATATTGGAATTTTTGCTGAGGCAATTGATGAGTTGATGCCAGAGCCTACTGAGGCATTTCCAGATGATGATCATGATATACTGATGACACAGAGGTCTGAGGATGGAACTGATAATATGGATGGTTCAGATCCACTTCAGAAGATGCCTCCAGTTATTAAACGATATTAGTAAGATGCCTTCCTAAACATATTCTACTGCAATAAAGTTATCTTTGTAATCATGTTTTACTGATTTATACTGAGGCCCACTATTTCCAAACACTTAATTGGCTGTTACTCTGGTACATAGCGAGGTGTCTGTTTATTATAGTTTGAGTATAACTTTACTCTATTGATTTTATACTTACACGAACAACATTTTAATGGCAAGAATCTTGTTAGAACTTTTAGCATAcagttattaaatattttgtgttAATCAGTTGTAATGCAATGTGATATATAGGTGTTTAACCATGGAGAACTTCTCTGCTTTTATCAGAATATATTTCAGATAGTTAATTATTAAgtctttgaaatttgaatatttggTTGTCTCATGCTTTGCCATTCTTAATACAGTGAGGTTTTTGTTAGAGCGCCCTCAAAGGGGCGGCCATTTACTATTAGGGAGGTCAAGGCTTCATACATTGGCCAACTTGTGAGGATATCAGGCATTATAACTCGTTGTTTGGATGTTAAGCCACTCATGCAGGTAGCAGTATATACATGTGAAGATTGTGGCTTTGAAATCTACCAGGTAACTGAGTATATGTCCTCTAATCTGCCTAATTGAGTCTCACTAGGCTGTATATGATTTGTCTTTTCTTCTGCACTAAGTTGTTTGTCATTCAATATCTGTCAAATAGGAAGTAAAAGCCCGCAGTTTCATGCCCTTGTTTGAGTGCCCATCCAAACGCTGTCAAACAAATAAGACAAAGGGGAACCTGATCCTTCAACTCAGAGCATCAAAGTTTCAGGAGGTTATTCCTTTAACATAGTTTCAATTTTAGAATGGCTTAACAAGCAAGGATATTTTGAGCATGtcatgtaatattatattataatttgcatGTTAAGATTCAGGAGTTGGCTGAACATGTTCCTAAAGGTCACATTCCTCGGACAATGACTATTCATTTAAGAGGAGAACTCATGAGAAAGGTTAGtggttgttttttatttctagAGAACTTTTGGAAGCCAGCTCTTGTATTTCATTTATATGTAGGAGGAGCACTTAACTCTCAATAGCAGTGTTAATAggcataatttattttttaaaaccaatcCAGCTATTGTCTGATGTGTATATAAAACTTTGGATAAATCCATAAACTCAATTTTGGTAAATATTGGGTGTAACAGAATTAATTGACTCTCTGCCCTTATAAATCTGTATCAGCTAATAGAGAAATGGAAAAAGAATGTTTTTGTGTGAGTTGTAGTGAATTGCTGAGTTATGTGAATAATTGCCACTTGCAACTGGTTCTTACAGTGCATATTCTTTGTTTCGAAAATTGCATTCTTGCAGTTAATTCATCATGTTGTCCCTACCAAGTT from Mangifera indica cultivar Alphonso chromosome 8, CATAS_Mindica_2.1, whole genome shotgun sequence includes:
- the LOC123224078 gene encoding vacuolar protein sorting-associated protein 51 homolog, producing the protein MGVDDVPMDDKAKRMRDLLSSFYAPDPSVSANAPSKSAPLDAINSSSFDADQYMNLLVQKSSLEGLLQKHVDMAAEIKNLDTDLQMLVYENYNKFISATDTIKRMNGNIVGMETNMEQLLEKIKSVQSRSDRVNSSLFEKREHIEKLHSTRNLLRKVQFIYDLPARLGKCIKSEAYADAVRFYTGAMPIFKVYGDSSFQDCKRASEEAVAIIIKNLQGKLFSDSESIQARAEAAVLLKKLDFPVDSLKVKLLEKLEQSLGDLQLKDEDISSCLSKSNDPSKLEKNPELVSATAHEASVQEFVEAVRAYRVIFPDSEKQLIKLAKDLVTMNFETAARYGKKRIHSADLLCVLRIMWGDVLLMDEALPEAVLSEFSLQAAQITVKHYVASRFSHLLQDISASLNKNVGQKEGVEEYSLQAALEGSKKAVLQGSMDVLLDFRQLLDEDLGLLVKLKDLIIDWVQEGFQDFFRALDDQFLLLSGRNNSSGQVHGLMEGTQGDKVRAGLVLVLAQLSVFIEQTAIPRITEEIATAFSGGGARAYENGPAFVPGELCRIFGSAGEKLLHHYINMRNHRISVLLRKRFTTPNWVKHKEPREVHMFVDLFLQELGAIESEVKQILPPGSIRRHHRTDSNGSTTSSRSNPLREDKLSRTNTQRARSQLLETHLAKLFKQKVEIFTKVEYTQESVITATVKLSLKSLQEFVRLQTFNRSGFQQIQLDIQYLRTPVRNAVEDEAAIDFLLDEVIVAASERCLDPIPLEPPILDKLIQAKLAKTTEKNPVSL